From Thermoproteota archaeon:
GGGTTAGGATAAACCCTGAGAAGATAGAGCTCATACAGGAAGCGATAACTAGGAGCGATATAAGGAGACTGATAAGGTCCGGGGCCATAGAGATACTGCCCAAGAGGGGAGTGAGTAGAGCCAGGACCAGGGCGAGGCCGAAACGCAGGGGTCCTGGTAGGAGGAAAGGCGGCAAGTACTGACGACTTCCTAGGAAGAGGAGATGGGTGAACAAGATAAGGGCCCTGAGGAGGGAACTCAAATCGATGAAAGAGAGGGGAATAATAGACGCCAAGATGTACAGGGATCTCTACAGGAGACTCTCTAGGTTCGACAGCGTCTCCCACCTCAGGTCCCACATCATGAGGGAGGTGAAGGGGGTTGGCTAGATCAGCTAGGTACAAGGTCAGATTCAGACGGAGAAGGGAGGGTAAGACCGACTACAAGAAGAGGCTGGCTCTGCTGAAGAGCGGGCTCCCTAGGATGGTGGTCAGGAGGACTAACAGGTACATAATAGTGCAATTCGTCAAGTTCAGACCCGAGGGGGATGAGGTAATAGCATACGCTTTCTCCAAGGAGCTATCGAGATATGGATGGCCGTACGGAGGGAAGAACACGTCTGCGGCCTATCTCACCGGGTACTTGGCGGCTCTGAGGGCTAAGGAGGCGGGAGTCGAGAGGGCGGTTTTAGATATAGGGAGGTTCCCATCCACCAAGGGCTCTAGGCTCTACGCGGCCCTCAAGGGCGCCTTAGACGCGGGTATAGAGATTCCCCACTCTCCTGAGGTACTACCCGAGGAGGACAGGATAAGGGGCGAGCATATAGCCTCTTGGGCCTCCTCTTTAAAGGAGGATAACGAGGAGTTCTACAGGAGACAGTTTGCCCTTTACTTGTCTAGGGAAGCAGATCCGGAGTCCATGCCTGAGGTCTTCGAGAGGGTGCTGTCTCAGCTGGAGCGCGGGCCCTCGGGAGGCAATGGTTAAATAAGCAGGGAGCTAAGGGAGGGTTGAGGAAAATGTCAGCCGAGGGAGAGGCTCAAAGCGAGTTGGAGAGGACTTGGACCCCCAGAACTAGGGTGGGCAAACTCGTCGCTGAAGGTAGGATCAAGAGCATAGACGAGATACTGAGGAGGGGCATGCCCATCCAAGAGCCGGAGATAGTCGATCTCTTGGTTCCAGGCCTTAAAGAGGAGATAATAGAGGTGAGGAGGGTTCAGAGGCAGACCGACGCGGGTGAGCTGACCCAGCTCAGGATAGTGGCCGCTGTTGGAGATGGGATGAGCTACGTCGGCGTCGGGAAGGGCAAGGGGAGGGAGTTCAGGATAGCCTTGGCTGATGCCATAAGGAACGCCAAGCTGAACATAGTAAAGGTGAGGAAGGGCTGTGGCTCTTGGGAATGCGGTTGCGGCAGGCCCCACTCAATCCCTGCCACGGTGACTGGGTCCTCAGGCTCCGTGAGAGTCACCCTGATGCCAGCCCCTAGGAAGCTGGGCATAGTGGGCAACGAGACCGCTAAGGTGATACTGGGACTGGGCGGCCTGCAGGACGTTAGGGTGTTCTCCAAAGGTCAGACGAAGAACAGGATGAATTACGCCTTCGCGATTCACGATGCGCTCTGGAAGCTCCTCCTGATGACCCTCCCGCAGGACTGGAGGGTCTGATCTAAAGCTTTTTATTCCCTCGTTCTAGTCAGGTGGAGAGGCGCGCGCCCGTTAGGCGCGGGAGCGCACGATGTCGGGTGCGCCCTGAGAGGTGATTGGGATTGGAAGAGGTCCCGCTGATGGCCGTTGTGAGGATAAGGGGTAGAGTCGACATAAAGCCGGATATACGGCATACTCTGGATATGCTCCACATGAAGAGGAAGTTCTGGGCTACCGTGGTGCCCCTGACTCCCTCGTATAAGGGAATGCTTCACAAGGTCAAGGACTACACCACTTACGGGGAGATCGACAGGGAGACCCTGATACAACTACTCAAGGCTAGAGGGGAGCTCACTACTGGAGGCAGGCTGACGGACGGGTGGCTGGAGAAACATAGGAAGGAAACTGGTTTCTCGAGTGTAGAGGAGCTAGTCGATGCAGTTATGGGGGGAGAGGTGAGGCTTCACAAGTTGAAGTGGCTGAAGCCCTATTTCAGGCTTCATCCCCCCAAGGGAGGGTTCAAGAAGACGACGAAGAGGGCGTGGAATGACGGAGGAGAGTTAGGATATAGGGGGAAGGAGATAAATAGGCTCTTGAGGAGGATGATATGATGCGGACTATGCCTAGGAGGAGGAAGAAGAGTAGAAAGCTGAGAGGACACAGGCTCCACGGGTACGGGCAGCAGAGGCAGCACAGGAGGAGCGGAAGACAGGGTGGGTTCGGAAAGGCAGGAGTGAAGAAGCATCTCTGGACTTGGATAACAGCGTATGAGCCAGACTATTTCGGTAGAGGCAGGAGGGGATTTAAGAGGCCAAGGGCTGTCGTCAGGGAGGTGAGGACTGTAAATGTGGGGGAGTTAGAGAGGATGCTCCCGAACCTGATGTCCCTAGGATACGCCAGGGAGACTGAGAAGGGCATAGAGATCGACCTGTCAGAAGCTGGTTACGATAAGTTGCTGGGTAGGGGCAGCGTCACCAAGCCCTTGCTGGTCAAAATAGACCTAGCCACGGAGATGGCCGT
This genomic window contains:
- a CDS encoding 50S ribosomal protein L18, which encodes MARSARYKVRFRRRREGKTDYKKRLALLKSGLPRMVVRRTNRYIIVQFVKFRPEGDEVIAYAFSKELSRYGWPYGGKNTSAAYLTGYLAALRAKEAGVERAVLDIGRFPSTKGSRLYAALKGALDAGIEIPHSPEVLPEEDRIRGEHIASWASSLKEDNEEFYRRQFALYLSREADPESMPEVFERVLSQLERGPSGGNG
- a CDS encoding 30S ribosomal protein S5, which encodes MSAEGEAQSELERTWTPRTRVGKLVAEGRIKSIDEILRRGMPIQEPEIVDLLVPGLKEEIIEVRRVQRQTDAGELTQLRIVAAVGDGMSYVGVGKGKGREFRIALADAIRNAKLNIVKVRKGCGSWECGCGRPHSIPATVTGSSGSVRVTLMPAPRKLGIVGNETAKVILGLGGLQDVRVFSKGQTKNRMNYAFAIHDALWKLLLMTLPQDWRV
- a CDS encoding 50S ribosomal protein L30; translated protein: MEEVPLMAVVRIRGRVDIKPDIRHTLDMLHMKRKFWATVVPLTPSYKGMLHKVKDYTTYGEIDRETLIQLLKARGELTTGGRLTDGWLEKHRKETGFSSVEELVDAVMGGEVRLHKLKWLKPYFRLHPPKGGFKKTTKRAWNDGGELGYRGKEINRLLRRMI
- a CDS encoding uL15 family ribosomal protein, producing the protein MMRTMPRRRKKSRKLRGHRLHGYGQQRQHRRSGRQGGFGKAGVKKHLWTWITAYEPDYFGRGRRGFKRPRAVVREVRTVNVGELERMLPNLMSLGYARETEKGIEIDLSEAGYDKLLGRGSVTKPLLVKIDLATEMAVRKLEEAGGAVLTESESE